In Marinobacter sp. LQ44, the following are encoded in one genomic region:
- a CDS encoding DinB family protein, whose protein sequence is MSLKDHFELLSIYNQWMNSKIYESASSLPATDLTQDRGAFFGSILGTLNHIVVGDTIWLKRFATHPSCEGSLQEVANLPNPTSLSQIVFEDISRLSEHRAWLDRQITSWVAGLTEGDLDFILSYHNTKGVPANKRYSSLVLHFFNHQTHHRGQVSALLSQAGADVGVTDLLTLIPEETHV, encoded by the coding sequence GTGAGCCTGAAAGATCACTTTGAATTGTTGTCCATTTACAATCAATGGATGAATTCCAAAATTTACGAGTCTGCAAGTTCGCTCCCTGCAACAGACTTAACTCAGGATCGCGGAGCTTTTTTCGGCTCTATTCTTGGAACTCTGAATCACATCGTCGTTGGTGACACCATCTGGCTGAAGCGGTTTGCTACCCATCCATCCTGCGAGGGTTCCTTGCAGGAGGTCGCCAACCTTCCAAATCCGACAAGCCTAAGCCAGATAGTATTTGAGGATATTAGTCGCTTATCTGAACATCGGGCTTGGCTTGACCGACAAATTACCAGCTGGGTAGCCGGGCTAACCGAAGGCGATCTGGATTTCATTCTCAGCTATCACAACACCAAAGGGGTTCCGGCCAACAAGCGATATTCGAGCCTTGTTCTTCATTTTTTTAACCATCAGACTCACCATCGAGGGCAAGTTTCTGCTTTGCTATCACAGGCAGGCGCGGACGTTGGGGTTACCGACCTATTGACTCTGATTCCGGAGGAAACTCATGTATAA
- a CDS encoding IS110 family transposase, producing the protein MNFYHSTHRHYCGIDLHARSLYVCILDQQGEVLLHKEIKARPEPLLTLLEPFRDDLVVGVECMHCWYWISDLCEEHGIHFILGHALYMKAIHGGKTKNDRIDSFKIAMLMKGGNFPLAYVYPKEMRATRDLLRRRTRIVQHGAMLKAHVVNTTSQYNLPPNKVNLKNVGAREQVRATFADRDVQHNIDLDLAIIECYHRELSKLGEHLERQAKQHDPTSLSVLRTIPGVGRILALTMLYEIGDIQRFETVQKFASYARLIKCKAESAGKVYGTQGNKIGNAHLKWAFSEAAVLYLRGNDKAQRYLQKLQKRMNKPKALSALAHKLGRAAYFMLKHQRVFDEQRFLKG; encoded by the coding sequence ATGAACTTTTACCATAGCACTCACCGTCACTATTGTGGAATCGACCTGCACGCCCGCAGCCTGTACGTTTGCATCCTCGACCAGCAAGGCGAGGTGCTGTTGCACAAAGAGATCAAGGCCAGACCGGAACCGCTACTGACACTGCTCGAACCCTTTCGAGATGACCTTGTGGTTGGTGTTGAATGCATGCACTGCTGGTACTGGATCTCGGATCTGTGTGAAGAACACGGCATCCACTTTATCCTGGGCCACGCCCTGTATATGAAGGCCATTCACGGCGGTAAAACTAAGAATGACCGCATCGATTCCTTCAAAATCGCCATGCTCATGAAGGGCGGCAACTTCCCGCTGGCCTACGTGTATCCCAAGGAGATGCGAGCAACCCGGGACTTGCTTCGCAGACGCACCCGCATCGTCCAGCACGGGGCCATGCTCAAGGCCCATGTGGTCAACACCACCAGCCAATACAACCTGCCGCCCAATAAGGTAAATCTAAAGAACGTCGGGGCCCGGGAGCAAGTCCGGGCGACGTTTGCCGACCGGGATGTCCAACACAACATCGATCTCGACCTGGCCATCATCGAGTGCTATCACCGGGAACTCAGCAAGCTGGGAGAACACCTCGAACGGCAGGCCAAGCAACACGACCCTACCTCCCTGAGTGTATTGCGAACCATTCCTGGCGTAGGCCGCATTCTAGCCCTGACGATGCTCTACGAAATCGGCGACATCCAGCGATTTGAGACGGTGCAGAAATTTGCTTCTTACGCTCGGCTCATCAAGTGCAAAGCCGAATCTGCTGGCAAAGTCTACGGCACTCAGGGCAACAAGATCGGCAACGCCCACCTGAAGTGGGCCTTCTCAGAAGCAGCGGTGCTGTACCTGCGGGGCAATGACAAAGCCCAGCGCTACCTGCAGAAACTCCAGAAACGCATGAACAAACCCAAGGCGCTGTCCGCGCTGGCCCACAAGCTCGGCCGGGCCGCCTACTTCATGCTCAAGCATCAGAGGGTGTTCGATGAACAACGATTCCTAAAGGGTTAG
- a CDS encoding IS1380 family transposase — protein MVPEKLTFSPLSRRQIEADFSGGHITSDAGLLLLREVDKQHQLTQRLATVLDDARNPVLVRHKLQTMVRQRVFGVAAGYEDLNDHEALRADQALQTATGEDAILAGKSTLCRMEQRVDRQAVINAHELLWHHFIEQHETPPKEIVLDFDGTDIPVHGDQPGKFFNAYYDHHCYFPLYVFCGRHLLVSYLRTSNRSDSRHSWAILALLVKFIRQYWPDTRIVFRGDSGFYRPRLLSWCDRNNVDYLVGISKNSRLLKEVDVPSMLVRRAHGELGEKVSATYRFQYQAHTWKYPRWVVARLEEGEFGSNPRFVISSRYDDGLKLYYEQYCARGDMENRIKDQQLCLFADRTSSTRWWTNQWRLLLSGFAYTLFERLRAHLKKTPFERMSASNLRLKLIKVGAVIIRNTRRIRVLMSDAYPYKDELSDLVRQLVPG, from the coding sequence ATGGTACCTGAAAAACTGACCTTCTCGCCACTCTCTCGCCGCCAAATTGAAGCCGATTTCTCCGGTGGCCACATCACCTCCGATGCCGGATTGCTCCTGCTTCGCGAAGTCGACAAACAACACCAGCTCACTCAGCGCCTGGCTACGGTGCTGGACGATGCCCGTAATCCCGTGCTGGTTCGCCACAAGCTTCAAACCATGGTCCGGCAGCGGGTCTTTGGCGTGGCTGCCGGGTACGAAGACCTCAACGATCACGAGGCGCTACGCGCTGATCAGGCACTTCAGACCGCAACCGGTGAAGATGCCATTCTGGCGGGCAAATCGACCTTGTGCCGGATGGAACAGCGCGTGGACCGGCAGGCGGTGATCAACGCCCACGAACTGCTGTGGCATCACTTCATTGAACAGCACGAGACTCCACCCAAGGAAATTGTGCTGGATTTTGATGGCACTGACATTCCAGTGCATGGCGACCAGCCCGGCAAGTTCTTTAACGCCTACTACGATCACCATTGTTACTTCCCGCTGTACGTGTTCTGCGGCCGTCACCTGTTGGTGAGCTACCTGCGCACCAGCAATCGAAGCGACAGCCGCCACAGCTGGGCCATTCTGGCCCTGCTGGTGAAGTTCATCCGGCAGTACTGGCCGGATACCCGCATCGTGTTCCGGGGTGACAGCGGCTTCTATCGCCCCCGATTGCTGAGCTGGTGCGACCGGAATAACGTGGATTACCTTGTGGGCATCAGCAAAAACAGCCGGCTGCTCAAGGAGGTGGACGTGCCCTCGATGCTGGTTCGCAGGGCTCACGGGGAGTTGGGAGAAAAAGTCTCTGCCACCTACCGGTTCCAGTACCAGGCCCACACCTGGAAATACCCTCGCTGGGTGGTGGCTCGCCTGGAAGAAGGTGAGTTTGGCTCGAACCCTCGCTTCGTGATCAGTTCCCGCTATGACGACGGCCTCAAGCTCTACTACGAGCAGTACTGCGCCCGTGGCGATATGGAAAACCGGATCAAGGATCAGCAGTTGTGTCTGTTCGCAGATCGCACCTCCAGCACGCGGTGGTGGACCAATCAGTGGCGGTTGCTCCTATCGGGCTTTGCCTACACGTTGTTCGAGCGATTACGGGCCCACTTGAAGAAGACGCCCTTCGAGAGAATGAGCGCCAGTAACCTGCGGCTGAAACTGATCAAGGTGGGCGCGGTCATCATTCGCAACACTCGGCGCATACGGGTGTTGATGAGCGATGCCTATCCTTACAAAGACGAACTCTCTGACCTGGTACGTCAACTGGTTCCGGGATAG
- a CDS encoding GNAT family N-acetyltransferase, which yields MPLFETERLVVRKLSHQDIPVLTAMLSDPEVMKFSVRGVCNEEATRKFVDWCLECYASHGIGPWALYEKESGEFIGFCGVGPELVGEVEEINLGYRLARRFWHHGYATEAVKGVLRYAFRKKHCESVIVIIEPEHIASVRVTEKVGFRDYALQEFHNRPVRVYRMTCEDWALHNKLL from the coding sequence GTGCCATTGTTTGAAACAGAGAGGTTGGTTGTAAGAAAGCTCTCCCATCAAGACATTCCGGTGCTCACCGCAATGCTCAGTGATCCGGAAGTCATGAAGTTTTCCGTTCGAGGAGTTTGCAACGAAGAAGCTACCCGAAAGTTCGTTGATTGGTGCCTTGAGTGTTACGCCTCTCATGGAATCGGGCCATGGGCTCTGTATGAGAAAGAATCAGGCGAATTTATCGGCTTCTGTGGCGTTGGGCCGGAGTTGGTTGGCGAAGTTGAAGAAATCAATCTGGGTTATCGCCTGGCGCGCAGGTTCTGGCATCATGGGTATGCGACAGAGGCTGTCAAAGGTGTTCTCCGGTATGCTTTCCGGAAAAAACACTGTGAGTCGGTCATTGTTATTATCGAGCCGGAGCATATAGCCTCCGTTAGGGTGACGGAGAAGGTTGGGTTCCGAGACTACGCGCTTCAAGAGTTTCACAACCGACCGGTGCGGGTGTATCGAATGACTTGCGAAGATTGGGCATTGCACAACAAATTGTTGTAG
- a CDS encoding tautomerase family protein has protein sequence MIVIYGIKEHLNPIKAQLSEVIHGCMQSVLGMPEDKRAHRFIPMEPEDFYYPGGRTPAYTAIEINMMQGRTPETQKALIKELFSKIESVIGISPVDVEIMIKEQPPHCWGFRGMTGDEVRDLKYSVNV, from the coding sequence ATGATAGTCATCTATGGAATCAAAGAACATCTTAATCCGATCAAGGCTCAGCTCTCCGAGGTTATTCACGGATGTATGCAGTCCGTACTCGGTATGCCGGAAGACAAGCGGGCTCATCGTTTTATCCCCATGGAACCCGAGGACTTTTATTACCCCGGGGGCCGGACGCCCGCCTACACGGCCATCGAGATTAATATGATGCAGGGCCGAACGCCCGAGACCCAGAAAGCTCTGATCAAGGAGCTCTTCAGCAAGATTGAGTCCGTGATTGGCATCTCACCCGTGGATGTTGAGATCATGATCAAGGAACAACCGCCCCACTGTTGGGGCTTTCGGGGCATGACTGGAGACGAGGTGCGTGACCTTAAGTACTCGGTCAATGTGTAA
- the bla gene encoding class A beta-lactamase, translated as MMKVEPLMKFHTLIAATLLTLFTSVAAADQHNSLIKTVEKVADDLEAHVGFAAYDVESGQRWEYHADQRFAMSSTFKTPACAALLHRVDTGQANLSRKVHVSESDLVTYSPITEKHAGGEAMTLSDLCEATLTTSDNTAANLVLRELGGPEAVTSFARHLGDDVTRLDRWETELNEALPGDNRDTTTPNAMVRNLQTLLLGDALSEPSREQLRDWLEGNQVADGLFRAAVPEGWTVADRTGAGGFGSRSITAVIWPPERQPIIVALYLTQTEASFEERNAAIAEIGKAIVLTVPFDPSRR; from the coding sequence ATGATGAAGGTTGAACCGTTGATGAAATTTCATACGCTTATCGCGGCTACTTTACTTACCTTGTTCACCTCAGTTGCCGCTGCTGACCAACATAACTCCCTGATTAAAACTGTCGAGAAAGTCGCTGACGACCTGGAGGCCCATGTTGGCTTTGCTGCTTACGACGTGGAATCGGGCCAGAGGTGGGAATATCACGCTGATCAGCGGTTTGCGATGTCCAGCACGTTTAAAACCCCGGCTTGTGCCGCCCTGCTCCATCGGGTCGATACGGGACAGGCGAACCTCAGCAGAAAGGTGCATGTTTCAGAATCCGATCTCGTGACCTACTCCCCCATCACAGAGAAGCACGCTGGTGGTGAGGCGATGACCCTTTCAGATCTTTGCGAGGCCACACTGACAACGAGCGATAATACCGCCGCAAATCTGGTTTTACGAGAATTGGGCGGGCCAGAAGCAGTAACCTCGTTTGCGAGGCATTTGGGAGACGATGTAACGCGTCTCGACCGGTGGGAAACGGAACTGAATGAAGCGTTACCAGGCGATAACCGAGATACCACAACGCCAAATGCGATGGTCAGGAATCTTCAAACCTTGCTGTTGGGTGATGCCTTATCCGAACCGTCCAGAGAGCAACTACGTGATTGGCTCGAGGGCAACCAGGTTGCGGACGGGCTTTTTCGGGCTGCTGTACCAGAGGGCTGGACTGTCGCAGATCGAACCGGGGCGGGAGGTTTCGGGTCGAGGTCTATTACGGCCGTCATCTGGCCACCTGAGCGCCAACCTATAATTGTGGCGCTGTATCTGACTCAGACGGAGGCTTCCTTCGAAGAGCGGAATGCGGCAATTGCCGAGATAGGTAAAGCAATCGTGTTGACGGTGCCGTTTGACCCCAGCCGCCGCTAA
- a CDS encoding DinB family protein — protein MNVKNHFELLATYNQWMNAKVYEAAGKLSADELTKDRGAFFGSILGTLNHILVGDTIWLKRFATHPSCQESLRGVTDLDTPTSLDQVLFGDIEHLTEHRIWLDRQIIDWIAQLTEEDLDVVLSYHNTKGVPAKKRFSSLVLHFFNHQTHHRGQVSTLLSQAGVDIGVTDLLVQIPEESQA, from the coding sequence ATGAACGTGAAAAACCATTTTGAATTGCTCGCCACATACAATCAGTGGATGAACGCAAAGGTCTATGAGGCGGCGGGAAAGCTGTCGGCCGACGAATTAACGAAAGACCGCGGCGCTTTCTTTGGCTCGATCCTGGGCACCCTGAACCATATTCTCGTTGGCGATACCATCTGGCTCAAGCGTTTTGCTACTCACCCGTCGTGCCAGGAATCGCTGCGCGGAGTCACAGACCTTGATACTCCGACTAGCCTGGACCAAGTTCTCTTTGGTGATATTGAACACTTAACTGAGCATCGAATCTGGCTGGATCGACAGATCATCGATTGGATAGCTCAGCTTACCGAAGAAGACCTGGATGTAGTTCTCTCCTACCACAACACCAAAGGGGTTCCGGCAAAAAAGCGGTTTTCGAGCCTGGTGCTTCATTTCTTCAACCACCAAACTCATCATCGTGGGCAGGTGTCGACTTTGCTGTCCCAGGCAGGGGTGGATATCGGGGTGACTGATCTATTGGTTCAAATTCCAGAAGAGTCTCAAGCATGA
- a CDS encoding glycosyltransferase — MPASAPLVSIITPTFNRERTITQAVESVLAQSYPHWELIIVDDGSQDGTSESLASYLDDDRIHYHFQENQGQSIARNLALQYAQGELICFLDSDDLWVPDKLERQVALMEAHPEVDVLHSDEIMIDEQGRELSRKNMRRYSGRIARQMLVDNSVSINTVMARRECFDTMGGFSGRYGVADDYDIWLRFSARFTFLYVPEYWGYYRVMADQISSDKQRRFAANESIIRDFIEEHGSALQPWEIHWGLARFYCRKARYFASAGKTAIAWGAIAQALRYAPLDSVVWRAVYRVIVPRHG, encoded by the coding sequence GTGCCTGCGTCAGCCCCCCTGGTCAGCATCATCACACCCACCTTCAACCGTGAGCGCACCATCACGCAAGCGGTCGAGTCTGTGTTGGCCCAGTCATATCCCCACTGGGAGCTGATCATCGTTGATGATGGCTCCCAGGATGGCACCAGCGAGAGTCTGGCCAGTTACCTGGATGATGACCGCATCCACTACCATTTTCAGGAGAATCAGGGCCAGAGCATTGCCCGGAATCTGGCGCTTCAGTACGCCCAGGGAGAGCTAATATGTTTTCTCGATTCTGATGACCTGTGGGTGCCCGATAAGCTGGAACGGCAAGTGGCGCTGATGGAGGCTCACCCGGAGGTGGACGTGCTTCACAGTGATGAAATCATGATCGACGAACAGGGCCGGGAGTTGTCCCGCAAGAATATGCGCCGGTACTCGGGCCGGATTGCCCGGCAGATGCTGGTGGACAACAGCGTGAGCATCAACACGGTCATGGCGCGGCGGGAATGTTTCGATACCATGGGCGGGTTTTCCGGCCGTTACGGCGTTGCCGACGATTACGACATCTGGCTGCGTTTTTCGGCCCGGTTTACGTTCCTTTATGTACCCGAATATTGGGGCTATTACCGGGTGATGGCAGATCAGATTTCCAGCGACAAACAACGACGCTTTGCAGCGAACGAGTCGATTATTCGGGATTTTATTGAGGAACACGGGAGCGCGCTTCAACCCTGGGAGATCCACTGGGGCCTGGCCCGCTTCTATTGCCGCAAAGCCCGTTATTTTGCGTCGGCGGGGAAAACGGCCATCGCCTGGGGCGCAATTGCCCAGGCCCTGCGATATGCTCCTCTGGACTCGGTAGTATGGCGCGCTGTTTATCGAGTGATAGTCCCCCGCCATGGGTGA
- a CDS encoding zf-TFIIB domain-containing protein — protein sequence MKCPKCRTTDLKPTKIEDGLPVMGCPGCDGASLSLLYYRDWAERNEPVEQSDSFDADVTVENDAKTALSCPKCSKLMTKYSVSSEHKNRIDLCGFCDEAWLDGSEWTLLKSLELAHKLPKVFTDQWQRKVRDEKMESKKVDRLKRLVGESDTAKAVEIRDWLKNHDRKVAIVQFIGSE from the coding sequence ATGAAATGCCCCAAATGCAGAACCACTGACCTGAAACCCACCAAAATTGAGGATGGCCTCCCTGTTATGGGTTGTCCAGGCTGTGACGGCGCCTCTCTGTCACTGCTCTACTACCGCGACTGGGCGGAAAGAAATGAGCCCGTCGAGCAGAGCGATAGCTTTGATGCGGATGTAACCGTCGAGAACGATGCTAAAACCGCCCTATCCTGCCCCAAGTGCAGCAAGCTGATGACCAAGTACTCGGTATCCAGCGAGCACAAGAACCGTATTGATCTTTGCGGTTTCTGTGATGAGGCCTGGCTGGATGGCAGTGAATGGACATTGCTCAAATCCCTCGAACTGGCACACAAACTTCCCAAGGTCTTTACCGACCAATGGCAGCGGAAAGTGCGGGATGAAAAAATGGAGAGCAAAAAAGTCGACCGCTTGAAAAGGCTGGTTGGGGAAAGCGATACCGCAAAGGCCGTCGAGATCAGAGATTGGCTGAAGAACCACGATCGAAAGGTGGCTATTGTTCAGTTTATTGGCTCGGAATAA
- a CDS encoding tautomerase family protein — translation MPYVNIKVTREGVTESQKAALIEGVTNLLVDVLQKSPAATMVVIDEVDMENWGIGGLPVNEYRRRIANLDGDTKTTDQ, via the coding sequence ATGCCATACGTTAATATCAAGGTTACACGTGAAGGCGTAACAGAATCACAGAAAGCGGCCCTGATTGAAGGAGTAACTAATCTTCTTGTTGACGTGCTGCAAAAATCACCGGCAGCCACGATGGTTGTCATTGATGAGGTCGACATGGAGAACTGGGGTATCGGCGGTCTTCCGGTAAATGAATACAGGCGCAGGATAGCTAACCTGGATGGTGACACGAAGACCACCGATCAATGA
- a CDS encoding nuclear transport factor 2 family protein encodes MSAFSDIQEVLSQYFDTLYFCDLEKFDAVFHPQAIYATADEAPLLHRSMPEYRKVIATRRSPASRKEQRRDIVEAIEVAGENTAFARVRCSIGERDFLDMLSLVRTDGRWLIIAKVFQIIEKKE; translated from the coding sequence ATGAGTGCTTTCTCTGACATCCAAGAGGTGCTAAGCCAGTACTTCGACACATTGTATTTCTGTGACCTTGAAAAATTCGATGCGGTTTTCCACCCCCAGGCAATATACGCCACGGCTGACGAGGCGCCGTTGCTCCACAGGAGCATGCCCGAATACCGCAAGGTAATTGCTACACGCCGTTCGCCGGCGTCTCGTAAAGAACAGCGTAGAGACATCGTGGAGGCCATTGAGGTTGCAGGAGAAAACACAGCGTTTGCCCGTGTTCGTTGCTCCATCGGTGAGCGGGACTTTCTGGACATGCTGTCACTGGTCCGTACTGACGGTCGCTGGCTTATTATTGCCAAAGTATTTCAAATCATCGAAAAGAAGGAGTGA
- a CDS encoding glutathione S-transferase C-terminal domain-containing protein: MKLYYKPGACSMASHIVLNELGIAFSLERTDTAQGVTENGLKYSDINPNGYVPALELEPGVVLTENPAILEYLADLIPAQGLAPQEGSFERTRLRELLAFLSSELHKAFSPFFSGEELTVEERQVAESKIAKRIDRIEARLSHTGANLLGGQLSVADFYAFVILNWSQFISFSLSPWPSTYSFWKRLGTHPSVVKALEAEGLLPEGAAQ, translated from the coding sequence ATGAAGCTTTACTACAAACCTGGTGCCTGCTCCATGGCCTCGCACATCGTACTCAACGAACTGGGCATTGCCTTTTCTCTTGAGCGAACCGATACCGCTCAGGGCGTCACAGAGAATGGGCTGAAGTACAGTGATATCAATCCGAACGGCTACGTGCCCGCCTTGGAACTGGAGCCCGGCGTGGTACTCACTGAGAATCCCGCAATTCTTGAGTACCTCGCGGATCTTATTCCAGCGCAAGGCTTAGCCCCGCAGGAAGGCTCTTTCGAACGTACGCGCCTGCGTGAATTACTCGCCTTTTTGTCCTCAGAGTTACATAAGGCATTCAGCCCGTTTTTTTCAGGCGAGGAGCTTACGGTAGAAGAACGGCAGGTGGCAGAATCCAAAATAGCGAAGCGGATCGACCGTATCGAAGCTCGGCTCTCGCATACCGGTGCCAACCTTCTAGGCGGGCAACTCAGTGTTGCGGACTTCTATGCATTCGTAATTCTCAACTGGTCCCAATTCATTTCTTTCTCGCTAAGCCCATGGCCCTCTACTTACTCTTTCTGGAAGAGGCTTGGCACACATCCGAGTGTAGTAAAGGCGCTTGAGGCGGAAGGGTTGTTGCCTGAGGGAGCGGCACAATGA
- a CDS encoding winged helix-turn-helix transcriptional regulator, with protein MSLKVRLNKSPEPPEPCMLTECMAVIAGAWAPNVIWCLRAGPRRFNELKIDIPPVSAKVLSTRLAELTKRGVVQRNVRDTSPPSVEYELTELGQELVPALDEIVKVGHKLKAKGYLHGNE; from the coding sequence ATGTCGCTGAAAGTTCGTCTAAACAAAAGCCCGGAACCACCGGAGCCGTGCATGCTGACTGAGTGCATGGCTGTCATCGCAGGGGCTTGGGCGCCGAATGTAATCTGGTGTTTGCGCGCCGGGCCACGGCGCTTCAATGAGCTCAAAATCGACATTCCGCCTGTTTCGGCAAAGGTGCTTTCTACCCGGCTGGCCGAGTTGACGAAACGCGGCGTGGTCCAACGTAACGTCCGGGATACGTCACCACCGTCGGTTGAGTACGAGTTAACGGAGCTTGGTCAGGAGCTGGTCCCTGCTCTGGATGAAATCGTTAAGGTTGGTCACAAACTGAAGGCCAAGGGGTATCTTCACGGCAATGAATGA
- a CDS encoding DUF899 domain-containing protein gives MPDTKQALPPIVSNEEWEAALSQLLVKEKEATRARDALSAERRRLPMVKVKNDYLFQGEEGSVSFLDLFSGRRQLIVYHFMFAPDWKAGCDGCSWLADAMTHPAHLHARDTSLVMVSRAPYEKLAQYKKRMGWSMPWYSSFESDFNYDFGVTTADGERHGASVFLRDGNDVYRTYFTGARGVEYLGSLWTYLDLTPYGRQETWEDSPEGWPQTKPYVWNRRHDEYDV, from the coding sequence ATGCCAGACACCAAACAAGCATTGCCACCAATTGTCTCGAATGAGGAATGGGAAGCCGCCCTCAGCCAGTTACTCGTTAAAGAAAAAGAGGCCACCAGAGCGCGGGATGCCTTGAGCGCTGAACGCCGAAGACTACCGATGGTTAAGGTAAAGAATGATTACCTGTTCCAGGGCGAAGAAGGCAGTGTGTCTTTTCTTGACCTGTTCAGCGGGCGCCGCCAGCTCATTGTTTATCATTTTATGTTCGCACCCGACTGGAAGGCCGGTTGCGACGGATGCTCCTGGCTCGCCGACGCCATGACTCACCCTGCCCATCTGCATGCCCGCGATACGTCGCTTGTGATGGTGTCACGCGCACCTTACGAGAAGCTTGCGCAGTACAAAAAGCGGATGGGCTGGTCGATGCCCTGGTACTCGTCTTTCGAAAGTGACTTCAACTATGATTTTGGCGTAACGACAGCTGACGGAGAACGGCACGGCGCAAGCGTATTTCTCCGTGACGGGAATGATGTATACCGCACTTACTTTACGGGTGCCCGTGGCGTCGAGTACCTGGGTAGCCTCTGGACGTATCTGGATTTGACGCCGTATGGTCGCCAGGAAACCTGGGAAGATTCGCCGGAAGGTTGGCCTCAGACAAAGCCGTATGTGTGGAATCGTCGTCACGATGAATATGACGTGTGA
- a CDS encoding carboxymuconolactone decarboxylase family protein, translated as MTARANYIGLAPKAMQILMNQEAYLREQFRTSDTLSTAAWELVKLRVSQINQCAFCIDMHSKDATAQGETPERMLGLSAWHDMPFYSPAERAALDWAEHLTYGRPVDDQKYQNAVNALGEQALVDLTIAVNAINSWNRIAKAFKPEVGSYKP; from the coding sequence ATGACGGCACGCGCGAACTACATCGGTCTGGCGCCGAAAGCTATGCAGATTCTGATGAATCAGGAAGCGTATTTGAGGGAGCAGTTCCGGACATCAGACACCCTCAGCACGGCTGCCTGGGAGCTGGTGAAGCTGAGGGTGTCGCAAATCAATCAGTGCGCCTTCTGCATCGACATGCACAGCAAAGATGCCACGGCGCAGGGTGAAACCCCGGAGCGAATGTTGGGCTTGAGCGCCTGGCATGACATGCCTTTCTATTCTCCCGCAGAACGAGCTGCGCTTGATTGGGCGGAGCATCTTACCTATGGCAGGCCGGTAGACGACCAGAAATATCAGAACGCGGTGAATGCGCTGGGTGAGCAGGCTCTGGTAGATTTAACCATCGCGGTTAACGCCATCAACAGTTGGAACCGGATCGCCAAAGCCTTCAAGCCAGAGGTAGGCAGCTATAAACCATAA
- a CDS encoding helix-turn-helix domain-containing protein, translated as MKLLHSEACSSIWFNLAGNVTIGDTAIPEGVILLPVEKVSETVSLSPKSQLAGIRFQPAIGYGLIGQHFDQPTALTADPAHLAGLSQLYSNLKSDHDNVSRVNTLQRWLSRHFRLTKTIPGPLKQALDSFNETTTPGALNEQIGVSQRHVERLFKHWMEMTPKQYQRILRVKRAIDYIREHSRANLAEVAHQFGFSDQAHMTREFRAIARITPGKV; from the coding sequence GTGAAGTTATTGCATTCTGAGGCCTGCAGCAGCATCTGGTTTAATCTGGCGGGTAACGTGACGATCGGCGACACCGCCATTCCGGAGGGTGTCATTCTGCTGCCGGTTGAGAAGGTATCAGAGACTGTTTCCCTGTCTCCCAAATCGCAGCTCGCGGGTATTCGGTTTCAACCCGCGATTGGCTATGGGCTAATCGGGCAACACTTTGACCAGCCCACAGCCCTGACCGCAGACCCAGCGCATCTAGCCGGCCTCAGCCAGCTCTACTCCAACCTCAAGTCAGACCATGACAACGTAAGCCGGGTGAACACTCTGCAACGATGGCTGAGCAGGCATTTCCGACTCACGAAGACCATTCCCGGGCCGCTGAAGCAGGCCCTGGACAGCTTCAACGAAACCACAACACCGGGGGCGCTTAACGAACAAATCGGCGTCAGCCAGCGGCATGTGGAGCGGCTTTTCAAACACTGGATGGAAATGACACCCAAGCAGTACCAGCGCATCCTGCGAGTGAAACGAGCCATCGACTATATCCGCGAGCACAGCCGGGCAAACCTGGCAGAGGTTGCCCATCAGTTTGGCTTTAGTGATCAAGCTCATATGACGAGGGAGTTCCGAGCCATTGCGCGCATTACGCCTGGGAAGGTGTGA